One Vicia villosa cultivar HV-30 ecotype Madison, WI linkage group LG5, Vvil1.0, whole genome shotgun sequence genomic window, caaTATCGTATCCAAACCGGTCAAACTGTATATAAATATGGTATTAGAcaacaaaaataatttacacGTAACATTCTTCTTTCTAATTTAGGTAAGATTAAGATAGATTCAGGTTTTTGGTAAGTGGCAAAACTAACTTCACCTAATAGATACTTATTTATCCTTATATTAACGGGACCCAAAACGTTGACTAAAGGTGAGTGAAATTTAAATATACAATaacctaatttttttatttaatataatatattttgatgAGTGTCGATCTTAATAAAAGTGTTCAGGACAATGCCGCAATAATTATTGATTGTTTATAAGTAACACATACTTCGATTTTCTCCTTACTATTTTAATTGATAGGTTATGCCAACATATGTCATCGATAGAATACTGTACTATAGATATtgtcttataatttttttattttttattgatgatatttgtcaTATTTGTCGCAAGCTGTGTTTGaattattgaagagtaattcaatattcagaagttgAGCATTAGAAGTTCtaatgtgggctgatcttctgatggttactcagaagatagtgttgacctgAAGTTCTACCTTCTAGGTCCTGATAGCGTAGCTGTTAGTTAGTAagagtactttagtattttgtagtattgtactgtttgtaccttaaacttgttcactaagtttagtctgttagggcttaggtggcaaattttcttttgtataaatagccttgtagtagctatcatttatcatcaacgcaagtagaatatacaatattattctctctcattaatctttgcgccgttattctctttgtcatcatctttattctttgtgcaccaacaattggtatctagagctccgattccaaacacagggaaacacgagtaaacgtgagtttgtgtgactgtctgattgattttgtttctgggaaacaaagttgtgttgaatcacatttttcttggttgtttgtgggttgggaaacactgggtgagtgtgagtgaaatctattttgtttgcacaagtttaaagatgagtggaagcaatttgaataccaaacttccagttcttgatggcaaAAACTGGactagatggatgattcaaatgcgtgtattatttggtgctcaagatgttctagatcttgtcaccggaggatatgttccggttgcagcggatgcaacggaagaacaaagagaagcgcagagagagacgaagaagagagatcaaaaggcgttgttcttcatccatcagtgtgtggatgtgaatgtgtttgagaagattgctgatccgatgacgtcaaaggaggcgtgggatatactggtcaggtgttacggtggtgacgtattagtgaagaaggtgaagcttcaacccctgagaaagcaatatgagaatctcaacatgaagaacaatgagaaagtctctgagtatatctctagaggattttgatcactaatgagatgaaggcttgtggagaaactctttctgaacaagtaatcatagagaaaatattgaggtcacttactcctcaatttgattatattgttgtgtctattgaacattctaaagatctggaaaccatgagaatagaagagttgcaaagcagtttagaagcacaagagttgcgtctgactaagagaacttctgagagagaagttgagcaagctctgaaggcttcttttgtcaagaaggaccagaagcatagacgtggtgatagattccagaaggaagccccaacttctgatgagaagagatatcagaagggaaaggataagaagaaagttcaatgttactgttgcaaacagtttggccattttgctagagactgtttggcaattaaaggaaggagatcagaagaagcaaatatagccagaggaggtttaaatgatgaacctgtgctattgagggcttcagagtctgacggaagatatttgtcagagtggtggtatatggacactgggtgttcaaatcacttgacttgAAACAAACAATGACTGATagattttgactctgaaaggaggacaaaaatcagatgtgctgatgactAGTACCtgtatgcagaaggtatgggaaatgtcaaagtcaaggtgaagaatggaaagactgttctaatcaaagatgtttggtatgttcctggaatcaaaagcaatctgatgagtgtaggtcaactcattgagaaaggtttctcagttgttatgaacaacctcttgaagttgtatgattccaatcagaagttgattatgcaatctgaacagggaagcaacagaacattcaaggtgaatgtagaaattGCTGAAATaaagtgtctgagtgctgaaggctcagaaggtgataataagctgtggcacaagaggttggggcatttgaactatagaagcctggggcatctaagttctaagaagcttgtacatgtcattccaaagattgtgaagcctgagaagtcatgtgaggtatgcatgaaaggcaaacaacccagattgccatttgtatcaaaagtttctccaagagcaaagcatgctctgggagtagtgcactctgatgtgtgtggaccatttccggAACCTTCACTTGGAAGAAATAGGtatttgtgtcttttgtggatgagttcacaagaatgaagtgggtaacacttatcaagtttaagactgaggagttcacagaattccagaagttcaaggtgaagactgagaagcagagtggtcagaagataaagattctcagaacggatggtggaggtgagtataactctacagaattccagaagttctgtgataataatggaattgagcatgaggttactgctccttatactcctcaacacaatggtcttgcttaACGAAGAaatcgtactttgcttgatatgacgagaagtatgctaaaagagaagaagcttcctcataatctatggggagaagctgttgctactgcaggaTATGTACTCAataggtgtccaacgaagaggctgaaggaaattgttcctttagagaagtggactaaggagaagcaaagtgttagtcatctgaaggtttttggttatgtgtgttacaaacacgttccagaagctagaaggaagaagctgaatgataggagcaaagtgatgttattggtggggtaccacagtacaggtgcatacaagctctattgtccaaaAACTAAtagagttgaagtcagcagagatgtCATTGTaaaggaatcagaagtttgggattggagagagtctcaaccaacttctgatgtagagataacttttgaagaagagttagagtcagaagatgaagaatcttctgaagatgagttaaatggtgaatctgattctgatccagattctgatgatgatcaagagtctggtggtagtcatgattctggaagggaaaactctgaagatgaagaatctggaggacaagcttctggaagTGATtctggaggtggtgactctggagtagttgactctgaagtagctcaaagaccacaaagagtcagaactatacctagaaggtttgcagattttgacatgttgcaagacacagaagttgactcagaaggggATGTCATTcggtgtgccatgttagtagattctgaaccagtgggTATTGAAGAGGcgctcaagaagaaagtctggctgaatgccatgaaagaagaacttgaggctataaaaagaaacaagacttggaagctgacagaacttccaaagaagaagaaagtcatcagcgtcagatgggttttcaaggtaaagctgaagccagatggatcagttggtaaacacaaagcgaggctagtggcaagaggttttcttcagaaacctgggctagattactttgaggtgtttgctcctatagctagacatgaaacaatcagactggtgattgcgttagctgcaaacagaggttggtccttgatgcatctggatgtaaagtctgcatttctgaacggtccattacaagaggaggtatacgtgtcacaaccccctggctttgtgaaaaagaataaggaagggatggtgtacaaattacacaaagctctgtatggattgaagcaagcacccagagcttggaatttgaagattgcttcatttttcaagaagcaagggtttcagaagtgtgagatggaatatgtagtctatgtgcaacattctggaagcaatatgattctgttatgtctttatgttgatgacatattgcttacagggagttgttcagaagatctgatgaagttcaagaaggtgctgatgaatgagtttgagattacagaccttgggaaaatgtaatattttctagggatggagattctgtactcaaaAGATGGTATTattctgcatcagctgaagtatgagttagaacttatgaagaaattcaagctggagaattccaaagctgctgttacaccgtcagaaacgaattagaagttggactctgactctggaggtgaagatgttgatgctacgatcttcaaacagctggtgggttctctgaggtatttgtgtaataccaggcctgatatatgctatgcagttggattggttagtaggtttctgagtaaacctaagtggtcccattaccaagctgctgtcagaatcttgagatatgtcaagggaactctgaaatatggcatattgtttccttctgggagaaaggaagaatcagagttattgagttactctgactctgattggtgtggagacagagttgatagaaggagtacctcTGGATACTTGTTTATGTTTCTGgggtcctatttcttggagttccaagaagcaagctgttgttgctctatcaacctgtgaagctgagtacattgcaGGCGCTGTaactgcatgtcaagctgtgtggcttctgaatctactagaagatctgaagattagagtgaagaagcctctgaagctgatgattgataacaagtctgcaatcaatcttgccaagaatccggtgttacacggaagaagcaagcatattgagactaagtatcatttcttgagaaactaagtccagaatggaacattacaagttgtgcactgtagcacccagaagTAGATGGCAGATGTTttgacgaaggcgatcaagatGGATCAATTTTTGCTCTTAAGGAATTGAATTGGtgttgtcagctttgattgaagaatatgaattaagggatggtattgaagagtaattcaatattcagaagttgagcatcagaagttctgatgtggattgatcttctgatggttactcagaagatagtgttgaccagaagttctaccttctgggtcCTGATATCGTAGCTGttagttagtaagggtactttagtattttgtagtattgtactgtttgtaccttaaacttgttcactaagtttagtctgttagggcttaggtggcaaattttcttttgtataaatatccttgtagtagctatcatttatcatcaacgcaagtagaatatacaatattattctctctcattaatctttgcgccattattctctttgtcttcatctttattctttgtgcaccaacatGAATACATTTGAGGAACATGTGATTGATTGTAACGAGTTTTCAATTTTCAAATACCGAGATAACTTTGTTAGAGTTgtcatatttaatatattttagaagACAGAGAGTTTGTGAAGAAAGAAGCACTTGAGAATTTTTTGACTGACCCATAAAAAGAGAGATCGACATTTAGGCCAGTAGATATTCTGATATACTTTGGTAGTCTATAAGTCTATCGACATTTAGGCCAATAGAGATCgacatgtggtgacttgagcatatataagtgggagaacccactcacctatcaccttaagattttaggtggaaaagtggtgtgtctcccacaaaAATGTGTTGCTTAAGCGGAATGTCCCGaaaattaacaatgctcccgacTCGACTCTCCCCGATTGTTGCGCTAACAATTTTAACATAAGAGGGGGAAGAAAGAAACTCAATAATTATTGAGAGAaggataatataattatttaaaactatATTTGAGTAAATGATGATATAAGATGTATTCATTTGTAATTATGATTTATTTGTAATCATGGCAAATGAGGCCAACTCTCATGTATTGTATATATTCTTTATCAATAATGAGAAAACAGATTGAAAATCTATTATTTTACATGGTATCACATTCCTAAAAAATTCTAACCTAATTCTCCCACCGCTGCCATGCCCCCTCTTGTGCAATGGTGCCGCCGCCGCTTGCCCTTTTTTTCGCGATCCTCCTCTTCTTCCCTCGCACCAACCGCGCAGCTATTAGATCTCCTTCCCTCATTTTGATCACATGACTGTTTGCAGCCCCTCCACTAGCTAGCATTGTTTTTCCTCGGAGTGTTTGCGGtacggtttgggcggttttgacgctaAAAATCATCCAAACCGCAAGAGAGAAAAAAATGCGGTTCAATtgactttcaaaaataaaatcgaaccaaaccaagcCAAACTAATGCCGTTTGGGTtgattcggttggttcggttttttacaaaaaatttattgaaccatacatacacatatagaagaaaatataattttgtgtttaatcgTTCATACATTgctataaatgttttttttataattgtaaaAATAAGTTTAAGATTTGATACATAAAAACGCATCTTACAATTTTATACATAAAATTGCATTCggaaataaatattatacaaagaatacgataaaatatattttgtcgaagtagtatttataaataaagaatattttttgatgatatataaattaaaataaatatgatacaaaaatttgataaaatatacacataatactagttgatttctctaaaaaattaaaaaatatagattaattagttgatttctctaaaaaattaaaaaaatatagattaaTTTGTAAAATTTTGTAATATAATGCGATTTGGTTTGGTGTGGTTAAATTTGAATAATATGTAGAATAAATATAGAGTTTAAATATAGGATTTGTTTAGACCTATTTCAAAGTTGAGAATAAAGGATATGTACTGACAATTTTACATTACAGTCAACGAATCACAACCACGTTAAGTGTCAAATCATActgttattaaataaattatatgataTAGTTAAacgataatttttttttagataaaaatataaaattattttacattatcGAGAcattaccttttttttttcataaattatatAATTGTTGCAATCAATATTCCTtttcattttgaaaaagaaaaacacgctTCTAATACGAAACTAGAAAACACGTTACAGAACACAAATTAAAAACAGATCTCAAAAGCTCTTCTATATAATATTACTTTATTTCACTTCCTCTCAACATCTTCCATTTCCAAATTCTCCATACAAATTCTGtaaccaaaaacaaaaataatgaatAATGAAGAGTTAGTTATTCAAGATGAGTACGTGTACAAAGAAGAGACTCGACTCACTGTTTTGAAAACATCTCGGTTCTTCACTGGTGATGGCTTTGTTGTGTATGATTGTAAAGGACAACTCGTTTTCCGATTCGACTCGTATGGACCTAACACTCGTGATAAGGAAGAGCTTGTTCTCATGAATCCTCATGGTCGTTCTCTTCTCACTTTGCGGAAAAAGGTATGTTATATATGTAATTTGTTTCTGAGTTCACTCACTGAGTCTACTCACTGACTCAGATTTTGTTTGTTGAAAAGTCTATGTCTGAAAATTTATTGAATGTCTCTATCTGGATTTACAcaataaatcaattatttataGATGAAGTAGATTGAAATTTAGAGTTGAATTTTGATACACTATAACcaaacataattaattatatgacTGACTTTATGTAAATAAGTGTCTTAAATATTTGGTttgaactttcttttttgacttatttatgattaattgatttatatattttgtaattggttaaaaataaacaaaacgttattatttagtttttggttaaaatgtaatttgatttagaggaagaatttttttatttaataaaagctTACTTTTTAAAAGGAAAGAAGATTAtaagtaatttttttaatgagaaaaaaattgcaagtatttttattttaacaagAATTGTTTGTTAATCAGAAAATAAGTCTACATCGGCGATGGGAAGGTTTTAAAGATGACAAAAAGAAGGGTGATAAACCAATTTTCGATGTAAGGAGATTGTCTATAATCGGTCGGTCACAAACAAATGTAATAGTGGAGATACATGATATTCCAAGTATGGTGTACCTCATTGAAGGGTGTTTCTCGCAACGATCTTGTAAGATTTTCGACACTAGAAAGAAGTTAGTGGCGGAGATTCGTCGCAAGGTGGACCCTGCAACTAGTGTTATGCTTGGAAAAGAAGTGTTTTTGCTTTGTGTTCAACCTGATTTTGATGTTTCTTTTATTATGGGATTGATTTTGGTGCTTGATCAGATTAGCGATAAAAATGTCTTTGATAATGAAATTATTGAGACTCCGGTGCACCCTATTATAGAAGATTAAGGAATTGTTTATTCTTTTGTTCTATTTTGACTAAAAAAAATTAGCTTCAAAATCTAGAAGTTTGGAATCTATGAAGAAATTATTGAGTTATGTGTTGTATATCTATCGAATGTTGGACCTATATGGTTTCAAATGCCACGTCACTTAAGGAAAACAATACACTAAAGGATTGGTGCAAGTAAATTGATGAACATCTTactgaagagtaattcaatattcaaaaGTTGTTGTTAATCAAAAGAAGATGCTTCTGATGTTCTGGTGTTGCTCAGAAGTAGTAGAGCTTCTGAGGTTGATTAGCTAGAAGTTGTTGTTAGTCAGAAGCAATAAAGCTTCTGAGGTTGTTAATCAAAAGCAGATTCTTCTGATGTTCTGGAGTTGAGTTTGTTAGCGTAGTTGTTAAGTTTAGTTTGAAGGGTAATTTAGTATTTACTATTTTAGTGATAACTTGGTTGTTAAGTTTACTCTACTAGGGCCTATGTGGCATTTTTGTTTGTATGTATATAAATAGACTAGTGGTAGTTGTCATAAATGTACCAATCATTTTTATCATTCTTTAATGAATAGCAGTCGCCATTTACTTTCTCTTCATTATTCCTCCTTGTTTTCATCATCTTAGACAATGAATAAAAGCAAGCACATTTATATGTTTTACACTATGCCTATGAAGTTGAGTCATATGTTGAAAAACACAAAAGCGTTTTTAAGAGGTTGAACCCTAATAGGAATGTAAGTTGGTTGACAATAGAACACAATCAAAGGTTTATATCTAGCTTTAAAGATCAATTTTTTCTCATAATTTTCTAAGAATCTATATTCTAGTAAAAATACAAGGAATTTCCTAAAAGGTTGAATCCTAACATGAACAGAGGCTCGTGTGTCGTGTCTAACATTTTGACAACTATgataaatttcaataaacatctaaatattttattttttttgcattcGACTTTGTTCATACTCGTTTAACTCAGTATCAATTGAAGAGAGTTGACCTATATATTAATTGTTAAGAGTTTTATATCAGATAATATATAAGATGATATCAAAATTGAGTTAAATTCAACTATAATTATAAGATGATATCAAAATTTTGTTGAAGTTCTATTAAACAACCTATTATAAGATTTTGACTATCAGACCACTGACTATTTATGTTCACAGTCTAGATGTTCAATCCTACACGATGAGAAACTCTTACATTGTAAGCATAATCACAATTCTAAAATTAACCATTTATTttggatttattttattttacacgTTGAATCATGCATAACACAATTCTAAGATTAACCATTTGTTTTGTGGATTACGATTAACAAtgtaatttcattttaaatataaaCTTTATTCTTTAAAATTGAGTTATGTCTCACACTTTTGTGTCTGAACCTACCTTATGAAACAGCTTTACATTGTCACATATTATGTCTCTTCAATTTGTAAATACTAGGCTAGCTACTACTGCAACACAATCACATGGAACATTTAACATCAAATATATACTTTTGTTTTGAAATTCTACCGACGTTCATGTTGTTGACCAAAGTACTGAAAATTCAATCCAAATAGCAGGCCTTAATTAGGTGTATGGTCAGTGCAGATATTAAGAACAAGACACTCCCTGAATCTGCATGTCTTGTCTAGTTTTTAACATGTCGATCACGTAAAATTCATACATGTCGATCTTTCTTTGCATTCTACAAATGTGTAATTGagtatacataaataaataaatcatataatgccataaatttttgtttgtttgtagcTTGTAATGACTCATATTACATATGAAATCATATTATAAATTTCATAATAAAGAAAATAGATTTAATTGCCCATTAGAGCAATACTATGATGCCCAAATTCATCTCATATTGTATTAATAATATTCATGATATAGTAACTTAGTTCACTTTGTAATTAATTTAGCTCATTAAgaacaaacatttgaaatttaaCAAGAATATTTAGTCTCAAACAAAATTAAACTATCATTCCCTAATCAAACTAATActaatcatttaatcataaaaaaacaGTTCAATCGTTGATCTCAAACAAAATAAAACTATCATAGTTTATTTGTAGGTTTTTAGCCAATCGTTGATTTCAGTTCATGGGGTTATTTTGCAGGAGTTTTAAACTTCCTTCAATATTgtatcaataaataaaaatataattggaTTTTTAAGTCATccaattgttttttaaaataattatactaCAAATTTGTTTATACTTTTttcctttaaattatttttttaactttttttataatttgttttaagATTATCTTAATTTTAACTATGTATTAAATGTTTTCAATAtactcaaaattttaaaaaattaataagaaatatCACATAAAATAGTTACAAGTTTCCATAATCTAATAACaaatacaatttaaatttataataacataaaataaactaGTGTGTATACTCGTGCGAGCCactgatttatttttataaaatagtaTGATTAATTctgataaaaaaaaactaaaacgaaATCTAAAAGGGAAAAGCAAACATGTGTcctaagggcacaagttaatgagatatttatagaaatatttttttggaacgCGTACATTCAATGTAtccaaactttaaatatgactttattgcatttaattacttttaactttttctaattatagtatccttaacgtGTGTTCTTGAgggacatgttagcatgacctATAGAATGGACTATATAAGAATTAAGGATAACAACGTGAATACAGTTCAAAACATCCGtagtataatattaaatatgaCAATCCAACACaactttataataatataaaataaattcttTTCAAAGAGGCAACATAATTTCATGTATCCCCATACCATATCATACATGATACATATATTTAGTAGTATACGTGTGTATGTATGGGCATCATAGATTCTTGGACTTTTCCAATCATTAGATCAAGGGAAAACTAATTGCCAAAACACCTACCTTCCCTAGGCCAATGTAACATATAATGCACATGCCATAGTGCACGTGCTGCACCTCAATTATTAGGTCGTCTTAACTTTTTCAGAAGTCCTGTATAGATTAGTCGTAGTTTAGTCAAGGAAAAACAAACAGAAGCTCTATCTGATCATAATTTGATCAGTATAAACATTTTATGAGGTCCTATTTAATCACATGTTAATTGTAAAATTTTTGAAACTCTATAGAGTAGCCCGTCTTGCACACCCTCAAAGGGGACGGTCCTATCAATTATGTTACACTGCAAAATAACACATCATTGTAACAATGTTTTATACTAATATTATCAAATATGATTTCTTTGATTACCTCATTTAAATTATATAGCATAACTAATCCAAACTTCTTATAAGGAAAAACAGTTATTTCGAAAGGAAGATTTGAAACCCACACATACCTATTTTCTTAGTTTATTATAAAATTTGACTATATGTTTACCACTCAACAATTATGATTGTTAAACTTATGACACCGGTTCAGAATAGGTCCTTATCCCATCCACCTGGAAAAGGCCTAACTAGTAGAATATCACTTATTAAAGCCTATGTAAAAGCTTCCTTGTTGATCCAACCAAAAATGTGATCTTCTGTGCAAGCCTATGTGGAAATAAATATGATAACCTTGTTTCACATCACTCTATACCTAAATTTTGGAAACACCATAAAGAAGACCTGGAGAAATTTTTGTTGACATTTAGAGCATGCAAATACTACCTGTTAGTTGCTGTTTAAAATCTTGATGTGAATAGTATGTAGTGcattatattaaaagtaatttggtccaaaaaaaaaattgacctctgaattgttcaatcttCAAACTAGAAATGTGGCCAATATTACACAAACTAAACAGGTGTGCTATGCTTATATCATATTCTACACCTACACTCAATTCATTGTTCACAAATACCATGAACAGTGACAAGAAGAGTGAATACTAACATGAATAGTAATGTGAACAGTAGTCGTGAATAGTAATATGAACAGTGTATGAATAGTGGTAGTACGAAATTGGTTAATTGTGTgtaaaaagttggttaatataGTTTATTGTTTGGTTAATAACACTttagatattaaaaatatttttttgatagtAATATAAAGTTagttaataatttataaaatgttggttaataaagtgataaaattgattaataaacgcccatatattaaaaataatttagtagtaaaataaagttggttaatgaagtgtaAAATATTGACCAAAGCACGCATCTTTACAACACTGAAAATAAATactaagaaaaataatttttttattaaattgtgtACTTGCTTAAAGTACAATACGTGACAAAGGGTAGCTAGAGGTTTTTAGGACATGCAAATAATTGGCGCTCGATCTAATAAACGGGTGATCCAGAAGCTATTAGGGTGATTCGTTACGCTGTTCCCATCTCGTTCGTCCTTTGCGGGTCCCTTACAAATACACCCATATATAGTCCCTCAAGTAA contains:
- the LOC131606136 gene encoding protein LURP-one-related 12-like, producing the protein MNNEELVIQDEYVYKEETRLTVLKTSRFFTGDGFVVYDCKGQLVFRFDSYGPNTRDKEELVLMNPHGRSLLTLRKKKISLHRRWEGFKDDKKKGDKPIFDVRRLSIIGRSQTNVIVEIHDIPSMVYLIEGCFSQRSCKIFDTRKKLVAEIRRKVDPATSVMLGKEVFLLCVQPDFDVSFIMGLILVLDQISDKNVFDNEIIETPVHPIIED